One Mycobacteroides salmoniphilum DNA segment encodes these proteins:
- a CDS encoding SAM-dependent methyltransferase produces the protein MFRGRHIQLTLTASRAIESLRANPLFVDALAGHLVMASGEPYALALLNHQPADSPVAVDSTSDHKSFIAHCRSLMTKHYDDSLLAATHSGARQVVLLAGGLDTRAYRLDWPEGTTVFEVDYPELLSFKQEVLADSGAKSRAERRQVGTFLSGPWQSDLTAADFDPDLPTAWLAEALVSHLPGPSHDALFERVIEMSALGSSIATDTDGIAPSGQPWADVRDALGPNALQADGRSPVNDGRTLSGEWLSGHGWLTSTTTGHELADRYDRPLDGEPAPYSQEFAERRFLTATLPATYLS, from the coding sequence ATGTTCCGCGGCCGACACATTCAGTTGACGCTCACCGCTTCTCGTGCCATCGAGTCACTTCGCGCCAATCCTTTGTTTGTCGATGCATTGGCCGGGCATCTGGTAATGGCGTCGGGTGAGCCCTACGCTTTGGCGCTACTGAACCACCAACCAGCGGATTCTCCCGTTGCTGTGGACTCGACTAGCGACCACAAATCCTTCATCGCACATTGTCGGTCTCTCATGACGAAGCATTACGACGATTCCCTCCTGGCGGCGACGCATTCCGGCGCCCGACAGGTGGTGCTCTTGGCGGGCGGACTGGACACTCGGGCCTACCGGCTGGACTGGCCCGAGGGCACCACGGTGTTCGAGGTCGACTACCCCGAACTGCTCAGCTTCAAGCAAGAGGTGCTCGCCGATAGCGGCGCCAAGTCACGTGCCGAACGCCGACAGGTCGGAACATTCCTCAGCGGCCCATGGCAGTCGGACCTCACCGCCGCCGACTTCGATCCCGATCTGCCCACCGCATGGCTGGCCGAGGCGCTGGTCTCACACCTACCCGGCCCGAGCCATGACGCGCTCTTTGAGCGAGTCATCGAGATGTCCGCGCTCGGCAGCAGCATCGCCACCGACACCGATGGCATCGCCCCCTCTGGTCAACCATGGGCTGACGTTCGTGATGCATTGGGCCCGAACGCATTACAGGCAGACGGGCGCTCCCCGGTGAACGACGGACGTACCCTCTCCGGGGAATGGCTGTCGGGGCATGGCTGGCTGACGAGTACCACTACCGGTCACGAACTCGCTGACCGCTATGACCGTCCGTTGGACGGCGAGCCGGCGCCGTACTCCCAGGAATTCGCGGAACGCCGGTTCCTCACCGCGACACTGCCTGCGACGTATCTGTCCTAG
- a CDS encoding rhodanese-like domain-containing protein, translated as MSFPSGDEVPQVGIDEISAALDLGVKLLDVREDDEWAAGHIDGAQHIPLGDVPSRMDELDPDAPLWVICHAGGRSQRAAAYLNRNGFDVSNVSGGMLAWVQAGKPTIS; from the coding sequence ATGAGCTTCCCTTCGGGCGATGAGGTCCCACAGGTCGGCATCGACGAGATCTCGGCCGCGTTGGATCTTGGTGTCAAGTTGCTTGACGTCCGCGAGGACGATGAGTGGGCGGCCGGACATATTGACGGCGCGCAACATATACCGCTCGGCGATGTGCCCTCCCGAATGGACGAGCTCGATCCGGATGCTCCGCTGTGGGTGATCTGCCATGCGGGCGGGCGATCTCAGCGTGCCGCCGCCTACCTGAACCGCAATGGATTCGACGTCAGCAACGTTTCTGGCGGCATGCTGGCCTGGGTACAGGCAGGTAAGCCGACGATCAGCTGA
- a CDS encoding glycerophosphodiester phosphodiesterase: protein MTESPEPGDGAEPQLVQGADEIDGRAKRHPFVVAHRGASADRPEHTLAAYELALEEGADGVECDVRLSRDGQLVCVHDRRVDRTSNGTGLVSEMTLSQLRALDFGGWHPGGAEIESGTELLTLEELVSLVLDWNRPVKLFIETKHPVRYGSLVENKVLALLHRFGIAAPASADMSRAVVMSFSAAAVWRIRRAAPMLPTVLLGETSRYLGGSAATTVGATAVGPSIATLREHPELVDRAAAQGRATYCWTVDHYEDVEFCRSIGVAWIATNHPGRTKSWLQRGLTGTTL, encoded by the coding sequence GTGACCGAGTCGCCGGAGCCTGGTGATGGAGCGGAGCCTCAGCTTGTGCAAGGAGCCGACGAGATAGACGGCAGGGCCAAACGGCATCCGTTCGTCGTCGCGCATCGAGGTGCGTCGGCGGACCGGCCCGAGCACACCCTTGCCGCCTACGAGCTCGCTCTCGAAGAGGGAGCCGACGGGGTGGAATGCGATGTCCGCCTCAGTCGGGACGGGCAGCTGGTCTGTGTGCACGACCGCCGGGTGGATCGCACGTCCAACGGGACCGGGTTGGTCAGCGAGATGACGCTGAGCCAGTTGCGCGCGTTGGACTTCGGCGGTTGGCATCCGGGCGGCGCGGAGATCGAATCAGGCACTGAGCTGCTCACGCTGGAGGAGCTGGTTTCACTTGTCCTCGACTGGAACCGTCCGGTGAAACTATTCATCGAAACCAAGCACCCGGTCCGCTACGGGTCGCTGGTGGAGAACAAGGTGCTCGCCCTGCTGCACCGGTTTGGGATCGCCGCACCGGCGTCGGCAGATATGTCACGGGCGGTCGTCATGTCGTTCTCGGCTGCGGCGGTGTGGCGTATCCGGCGCGCGGCCCCCATGTTGCCGACCGTGCTACTGGGCGAGACGTCCCGGTATCTAGGAGGCAGCGCGGCGACCACCGTGGGAGCCACCGCGGTGGGGCCGTCCATCGCGACCCTGCGTGAGCACCCGGAGTTGGTCGACAGGGCGGCCGCTCAGGGACGCGCGACATACTGCTGGACCGTCGACCACTACGAGGACGTCGAATTCTGCCGGAGCATTGGCGTCGCCTGGATCGCCACGAACCATCCTGGCCGCACCAAATCGTGGTTGCAGCGGGGCCTCACCGGCACCACGTTGTAA
- a CDS encoding ferritin produces MSATDTPKTKFNALLHDQIGHEFTASQQYIAIAAYFDDADLPQLAAHFYKQAVEERNHAMMIVRYLIDRRVSVEIPAVGAVTNGFTAPREPLALALAQEQTVTEQVTELARTARDEGDYIGEQFMQWFLKEQVEEVALMDTLLTVAERAGDNYFDLEEFVAREISVESSDPTAPPAAGGSL; encoded by the coding sequence ATGTCCGCGACCGACACCCCCAAAACTAAATTCAACGCACTCCTCCATGACCAGATCGGCCACGAGTTCACCGCGTCGCAGCAATACATTGCAATTGCCGCGTATTTCGATGACGCCGACCTTCCGCAGCTCGCCGCGCATTTCTACAAGCAGGCAGTCGAAGAGCGTAATCACGCCATGATGATCGTGCGGTACCTCATCGATCGGCGCGTCTCCGTGGAGATCCCCGCCGTAGGTGCGGTGACCAACGGATTCACCGCGCCGCGCGAGCCGCTGGCCCTGGCGCTAGCTCAGGAGCAGACCGTCACCGAACAGGTCACCGAGCTGGCCCGTACCGCCCGGGATGAGGGCGACTACATCGGCGAGCAGTTCATGCAGTGGTTCCTCAAGGAGCAAGTGGAAGAGGTCGCCCTCATGGACACGCTGCTCACAGTCGCCGAGCGTGCCGGCGACAACTACTTCGACCTCGAGGAGTTCGTGGCGCGCGAGATCTCGGTCGAATCAAGCGATCCCACCGCACCCCCGGCCGCGGGTGGCTCGCTGTAG
- a CDS encoding ferritin: protein MATTDLHARASSPFLELLRNQIRNEFTASQQYIAIAVYYDDADLPQLAKRFYAQAVEERNHAMMIIRYLIDKNVAISIPGIDPVINEFEDARAPIALALEQEKRVTDQVTELARSARSSGDYYGEQFMQWFLKEQVEEVALMDTLLTVVDRADHDLFDLENFVARELSRPVSPDPTAPPAAGGAL from the coding sequence GTGGCTACCACCGATCTCCATGCGCGCGCATCCTCACCATTCCTCGAACTGTTGCGTAACCAGATCCGCAATGAGTTCACGGCCTCCCAGCAGTACATCGCCATTGCGGTCTACTACGACGACGCCGACCTGCCGCAGCTGGCCAAGCGCTTCTACGCACAGGCGGTCGAGGAACGCAATCACGCGATGATGATCATCCGCTATCTGATCGACAAAAATGTCGCCATCTCGATCCCCGGCATCGACCCCGTCATCAACGAATTCGAGGACGCGCGCGCACCCATCGCCCTGGCCCTCGAGCAGGAGAAGCGCGTGACCGATCAGGTCACCGAACTCGCCCGCTCGGCCCGGTCTTCGGGGGATTACTACGGCGAGCAGTTCATGCAGTGGTTCCTCAAGGAACAGGTCGAGGAGGTCGCCCTCATGGACACGCTGTTGACGGTCGTCGACCGCGCTGATCACGACCTCTTCGATCTGGAGAACTTTGTGGCGCGCGAACTCAGCCGCCCCGTCAGCCCGGATCCGACGGCGCCGCCTGCCGCCGGCGGCGCACTCTAG
- a CDS encoding DUF4328 domain-containing protein — protein sequence MTASPRPPASTPGPPAGAQSPAGKYWVPPTARGPVATPAGRPSARPTRLPAGYRWIAVRPGSPPTPARRRRPLGPTPRYAYIPRWGLVDHIEPAGSSRQGIAGGHIPSRVLERLLLATIITLAIVSCAHFLRYALMVYNRGALIPRFLASTSNGLVLFSVAVAFAVMAATAWFLTDWMIERRAETYRDLGFDDPRARWEIRVGCLVPIVNMVGVPLLLLELAKIENRWYRQYRNIVWWSILWGVTWLLVLVTWVVRDPLTVQGVADNALFTTFDYAIAAVAAWSLRRVYNGFTAPEGQHRSVRWLAVESPRGPVPIDADRPDVPATRGDNSGAAVEPMGQEPAALERDRVAGAW from the coding sequence ATGACTGCCTCGCCACGTCCTCCCGCGTCGACACCCGGTCCGCCTGCCGGGGCGCAGTCGCCGGCTGGCAAGTACTGGGTTCCGCCCACCGCACGGGGTCCCGTGGCAACGCCCGCCGGGCGTCCTTCGGCCCGTCCCACGCGGCTTCCCGCGGGATATCGATGGATTGCCGTGCGTCCCGGCTCGCCACCGACACCGGCCCGTCGTCGGCGGCCGCTGGGACCGACACCGCGTTACGCGTACATCCCCCGCTGGGGTCTGGTAGACCACATCGAACCGGCGGGGTCCTCACGCCAAGGGATAGCCGGGGGGCATATCCCCAGCCGGGTGCTCGAAAGGCTCCTGCTGGCCACAATCATCACCCTGGCAATCGTTTCGTGTGCGCATTTTCTTCGATATGCGCTGATGGTTTACAACCGCGGAGCCCTGATTCCGCGGTTTCTCGCCAGCACCTCGAACGGGCTAGTGCTCTTCAGCGTGGCGGTTGCCTTTGCGGTGATGGCCGCCACCGCGTGGTTCCTCACCGACTGGATGATCGAGCGGCGCGCTGAAACATACCGTGACCTGGGATTTGATGATCCGCGGGCGCGGTGGGAGATCCGCGTGGGCTGCCTGGTGCCGATCGTGAATATGGTCGGCGTACCCCTGCTGCTTCTCGAGCTCGCCAAGATCGAGAACCGGTGGTATCGCCAGTACCGAAACATTGTGTGGTGGTCGATCCTGTGGGGTGTGACCTGGCTGCTGGTGCTCGTGACATGGGTCGTCCGCGATCCGCTCACGGTGCAGGGCGTCGCCGACAACGCGCTGTTCACCACCTTCGACTACGCGATCGCGGCGGTTGCGGCCTGGTCGCTCCGGCGCGTGTACAACGGCTTCACCGCGCCGGAAGGACAGCACCGGTCGGTGCGCTGGCTGGCGGTGGAATCCCCCCGGGGTCCGGTACCCATCGATGCCGATCGACCAGATGTGCCGGCGACACGCGGGGACAATTCCGGCGCTGCGGTTGAACCGATGGGGCAGGAACCGGCAGCATTGGAGCGTGACCGAGTCGCCGGAGCCTGGTGA